The Neobacillus sp. OS1-2 genome includes a window with the following:
- the dnaG gene encoding DNA primase, producing MADRIAEEKIDQIRQTVDIVEVISDYVQLKKQGRNYFGLCPFHGESTPSFSVSPDKQIFHCFGCGAGGNVFSFLMELEGTSFQEAAIKLAAKVNIDLEINLSASKGGKKISSELQSMLDAHELLRKFYHHLLVNTKEGQHALEYLLNRGFTRESIDKFQIGYSLNSWDFVCKFLSKREYPPEWMEKAGLIIKRERDGTFFDRFRDRIMFPIFDRHGNTIAFSGRSLGAEEPKYLNSPETAIFNKSKILYNYHLAKPSIKKMQHAVLFEGFADCIAADRSGVENGIATMGTSLTDDHIALLRQNVQSVTICYDSDKAGIEAAYRAGNHLHNAGFQIKVAMMADGQDPDEYIKKNGADKFRKEVIGASLTWMAFKFLYFRRGKNLQNEGDRLAYIEVILKEISQLNKAVERDHYLRQLAAEFSLSLEALMQQQKQMFFAEKRKSNGKNETFHKPLIIAKRAEELKPKHYTAERCLIAHMLKNRDVAYKVQELLSGNTFNTDEHQAIITYLLAFYEDHLEPDSSAFLTYIQDENLRRMVANIEMMSINDEISNQELTDYIKQVLNYQKLLKIKEKEVELKEAERQSDFGKAAAIGNEINQLRKLL from the coding sequence ATGGCAGACCGTATTGCCGAAGAAAAGATTGACCAAATTCGCCAGACTGTTGATATTGTCGAGGTAATCAGCGATTATGTTCAACTGAAAAAACAGGGGCGGAATTACTTCGGGTTATGTCCTTTTCATGGAGAAAGCACCCCATCATTTTCAGTGTCGCCTGACAAACAAATATTCCATTGTTTTGGTTGTGGAGCAGGGGGAAATGTTTTTTCGTTTTTAATGGAGCTTGAAGGAACTTCATTCCAGGAAGCGGCCATTAAACTTGCGGCGAAGGTAAATATCGACCTTGAAATTAATTTATCTGCATCTAAAGGTGGAAAAAAGATTTCCAGTGAGCTTCAATCCATGCTTGATGCTCATGAGCTGTTACGGAAATTTTATCATCATTTACTGGTGAATACTAAAGAAGGTCAGCACGCATTAGAGTACTTGCTTAATAGAGGTTTTACCCGGGAATCGATTGATAAGTTTCAAATTGGTTATTCATTAAATTCATGGGATTTTGTTTGTAAATTCCTTTCTAAAAGGGAATACCCGCCTGAATGGATGGAAAAAGCCGGATTAATTATCAAACGAGAAAGGGACGGAACGTTTTTTGATCGGTTTAGGGATCGAATTATGTTTCCTATTTTTGACCGGCATGGGAATACGATTGCTTTTTCAGGGAGATCACTTGGGGCAGAAGAGCCCAAATATTTAAATAGTCCCGAAACGGCAATCTTTAATAAAAGTAAAATTTTATATAATTATCATTTGGCTAAACCTAGTATAAAAAAAATGCAGCATGCTGTGTTATTTGAGGGATTTGCCGATTGTATTGCAGCCGATCGATCCGGAGTTGAAAATGGTATTGCCACAATGGGGACATCCTTGACAGATGACCATATAGCCCTTTTGCGACAAAACGTCCAATCCGTGACGATTTGCTACGATTCCGATAAGGCGGGAATTGAGGCAGCTTACCGTGCGGGAAACCATCTGCATAATGCGGGTTTTCAAATTAAGGTAGCCATGATGGCGGATGGTCAGGATCCTGATGAATATATCAAAAAGAATGGCGCTGATAAATTCCGCAAAGAAGTGATTGGAGCAAGTTTAACCTGGATGGCATTTAAATTTCTCTATTTTCGAAGAGGAAAAAATCTTCAAAATGAAGGAGATCGGCTTGCCTATATCGAAGTGATACTCAAAGAAATTAGCCAATTAAACAAGGCTGTTGAAAGGGACCATTATTTACGGCAGCTTGCAGCTGAATTTTCACTTTCGTTAGAGGCATTAATGCAACAGCAAAAGCAGATGTTCTTTGCTGAGAAAAGAAAGTCAAATGGGAAAAATGAGACCTTTCATAAACCCTTAATCATTGCAAAGCGAGCAGAGGAATTAAAACCCAAGCATTATACGGCTGAAAGGTGTTTAATAGCCCACATGCTTAAAAATCGTGATGTGGCTTATAAGGTTCAGGAATTACTTTCGGGAAACACGTTTAATACTGATGAACATCAGGCAATAATAACATATCTGTTAGCCTTTTATGAGGATCATTTGGAACCAGACAGTAGTGCATTTTTAACTTATATTCAAGATGAAAATCTTAGAAGAATGGTTGCCAACATTGAAATGATGTCAATCAATGATGAGATAAGTAACCAAGAATTAACTGATTATATCAAACAGGTGTTGAATTATCAAAAATTGTTAAAGATAAAAGAAAAAGAAGTGGAACTAAAAGAAGCGGAGCGACAAAGTGATTTTGGTAAGGCTGCCGCAATTGGAAATGAAATTAATCAATTGCGTAAATTGCTTTAA
- a CDS encoding pyruvate, water dikinase regulatory protein, protein MSLPIIYVVSDSVGETAELVTKAAISQFNGSGMKLKRFPYVEDKDHIDEVLSLVSHDKGMVAYTLVKPDMRIYLKERAEVEGIIAVDLIGPIMDQIQVFSGKTPLCEPGLVRKLDEDYFKKVEAIEFAVKYDDGRDPRGLLKADIVLIGVSRTSKTPLSQYLAHKRLKVANVPLVPEVDPPEELYKVPIEKCFGLKISPEKLNNIRRERLISLGLNDQASYANIERIKEELTFFENVVKRIKCPVIDVTNKAVEETANVIINYIQKGRI, encoded by the coding sequence ATGAGTTTGCCTATTATTTATGTTGTATCTGATTCAGTCGGGGAAACAGCTGAATTAGTGACGAAAGCAGCAATTAGCCAGTTTAATGGTTCTGGAATGAAATTAAAAAGATTTCCCTATGTTGAGGATAAGGATCATATTGATGAAGTGTTATCACTTGTATCACATGACAAAGGAATGGTGGCCTATACATTAGTTAAACCGGATATGAGAATATACTTGAAGGAAAGGGCAGAAGTGGAAGGGATCATTGCGGTTGATTTAATTGGCCCGATCATGGATCAAATTCAAGTTTTCAGTGGGAAGACCCCTTTATGTGAACCCGGCCTTGTCAGGAAGCTTGATGAGGATTATTTTAAAAAAGTTGAAGCAATTGAATTTGCGGTGAAATATGATGATGGCCGCGACCCAAGAGGACTGTTAAAGGCAGATATTGTACTAATAGGAGTGTCAAGAACTTCCAAAACGCCGTTATCTCAATATCTAGCACATAAACGTTTAAAAGTGGCAAATGTTCCTCTTGTACCAGAAGTGGATCCGCCGGAAGAACTCTATAAGGTTCCAATCGAAAAATGCTTTGGTCTAAAAATCAGCCCGGAAAAATTAAATAATATCAGACGGGAACGATTAATTTCATTAGGATTAAATGATCAAGCAAGTTATGCGAACATCGAAAGAATTAAAGAAGAATTAACTTTTTTCGAAAATGTTGTAAAGAGAATAAAGTGTCCTGTGATTGATGTTACAAATAAAGCAGTCGAAGAGACCGCGAACGTTATCATAAATTATATTCAAAAGGGTAGAATCTAA
- a CDS encoding helix-turn-helix transcriptional regulator: protein MVRTIELTKRQEHILQIVKDNGPITGEQIADQLSLTRATLRPDLAILTMAGFLDARPRVGYFYTGKSGAQLLTENLQKIYVKDYQSIPVVVSENVSVYDAICTMFLEDVGTLFVVDQLSNLVGVLSRKDLLRASIGKQELTTIPVNIIMTRMPNITMCERDDLLIDIAKKLIEKQIDAIPVVKKSENGYEVIGRVTKTNITKALVSLGDE, encoded by the coding sequence GTGGTGAGGACAATCGAACTGACTAAACGCCAGGAACATATTTTGCAAATAGTAAAGGACAATGGCCCGATAACAGGAGAGCAGATAGCGGATCAACTTAGCTTAACAAGAGCGACCTTAAGGCCGGATCTTGCCATTCTAACCATGGCTGGATTTCTTGATGCTAGACCTCGCGTTGGCTATTTTTATACGGGGAAATCGGGTGCACAGCTATTGACAGAAAATCTTCAGAAAATCTATGTTAAGGATTATCAGTCAATTCCTGTTGTCGTAAGTGAAAATGTTTCTGTTTATGATGCTATTTGTACCATGTTTCTAGAGGATGTAGGAACGCTATTTGTAGTGGATCAACTCTCAAACCTTGTTGGAGTTCTTTCAAGAAAAGATTTACTCCGGGCCAGTATTGGGAAGCAGGAGCTGACGACAATCCCTGTCAATATCATCATGACGCGGATGCCGAACATAACCATGTGTGAACGGGACGATTTACTGATCGACATTGCTAAGAAATTAATTGAAAAACAAATTGATGCCATACCGGTCGTGAAAAAGTCTGAAAATGGGTATGAGGTAATTGGGAGGGTTACAAAAACAAATATCACAAAGGCCTTAGTTTCCTTAGGCGATGAGTAA
- a CDS encoding glycine--tRNA ligase, translating into MKVTMEQIVSHAKHRGFIFPGSEIYGGLANTWDYGPLGVEFKNNIKRAWWQKFVQESPYNVGLDASILMNPRTWEASGHIGNFNDPMIDCKNCKARHRADKLIENALDEKGMEMVVDGLPFEKMEELIKEHHIACPDCGCHDFTGIRQFNLMFKTFQGVTESSTNEIFLRPETAQGIFVNFKNVQRTMRKKMPFGIAQIGKSFRNEITPGNFTFRTREFEQMELEFFCKPGEELKWFDYWKHYAENWLLSLGLTKENIRLRDHSEDELSHYSNATTDFEFKFPFGWGELWGVASRTDYDLKQHMEYSGEDFHYLDPETNEKYVPYCIEPSLGADRVTLAFLIDAYDEEQLEDGTTRTVMHFHPAIAPFKAAILPLSKKLSDEAKEVFSTLSKYFTVDYDEAGSIGKRYRRHDEIGTPFCITYDFDSKEDNMVTVRDRDTMEQKRVPIAELISFLQEKVVF; encoded by the coding sequence ATGAAGGTAACAATGGAGCAAATTGTATCACATGCAAAGCACAGAGGATTTATTTTTCCAGGCTCAGAGATTTACGGAGGTCTTGCAAATACTTGGGATTACGGCCCGCTAGGCGTTGAATTTAAAAACAATATTAAACGAGCTTGGTGGCAAAAGTTCGTTCAAGAATCACCGTATAATGTCGGCTTAGATGCCAGTATCCTAATGAACCCGCGTACATGGGAAGCATCCGGACATATCGGTAATTTTAATGACCCGATGATTGATTGTAAAAATTGTAAAGCTCGCCACCGTGCGGACAAATTAATTGAAAATGCCCTTGATGAAAAAGGAATGGAAATGGTCGTTGACGGCCTGCCGTTTGAAAAAATGGAAGAGCTAATTAAAGAGCATCATATTGCCTGTCCTGACTGTGGATGCCATGATTTTACCGGAATTCGGCAATTTAACTTAATGTTTAAAACCTTCCAAGGGGTAACAGAGTCAAGCACGAATGAAATCTTTCTTCGTCCGGAAACAGCGCAGGGTATTTTTGTTAACTTTAAAAATGTACAACGGACAATGAGGAAGAAAATGCCGTTCGGAATCGCTCAAATTGGTAAAAGCTTCCGTAATGAAATTACACCTGGTAACTTTACATTCCGTACAAGGGAATTTGAACAAATGGAACTTGAATTTTTCTGCAAACCTGGCGAGGAATTAAAATGGTTTGATTATTGGAAGCACTATGCGGAAAACTGGTTATTGTCATTAGGCCTTACAAAGGAAAATATTAGACTTCGCGATCACTCTGAGGACGAACTTTCGCATTATAGTAATGCGACAACGGATTTTGAATTCAAGTTCCCGTTTGGCTGGGGTGAATTATGGGGTGTTGCTTCACGAACAGATTATGATTTGAAGCAGCATATGGAATATTCAGGGGAGGATTTCCATTACCTTGACCCGGAAACAAACGAAAAGTATGTACCGTACTGTATTGAACCATCATTAGGTGCTGACCGAGTAACACTTGCTTTCTTAATTGATGCCTATGATGAAGAGCAGCTTGAGGATGGTACGACAAGAACGGTGATGCATTTCCATCCGGCAATTGCACCATTTAAAGCGGCTATTCTGCCGTTATCGAAAAAACTGTCTGATGAGGCAAAAGAGGTATTTTCTACTTTATCTAAATACTTCACAGTGGATTATGATGAAGCTGGTTCAATTGGTAAACGATATCGCCGCCATGATGAAATTGGAACACCATTCTGCATTACCTATGACTTTGATTCAAAAGAAGATAACATGGTTACTGTAAGAGACCGGGATACCATGGAACAAAAACGCGTTCCAATCGCTGAACTTATCAGCTTTTTACAGGAAAAAGTGGTATTTTAA
- the recO gene encoding DNA repair protein RecO produces MLQKCEGIVIRTTDYGETNKIVTLYTREWGKVGVMARGAKKSNSRLSSITQLFTHGYFLVNRGSGLGSMQQGEIVSSLRSIGEDIFLTAYASYIVELTDKCTDEKKPNPFLFELLFQTLHFMNEGYEPDILMNIYEMKMLNVMGMYPVLNQCSVCGSTDGHFSFSIRENGFICHRCLSKDPYHFKISPAAVKLLRLFYYFDLSRLGKISVKEETKAELKKVITAYYEEYSGLHLKTKKFLASMDQFRNLL; encoded by the coding sequence ATGCTTCAGAAGTGTGAAGGCATCGTCATTAGAACAACAGATTATGGTGAAACCAATAAAATAGTGACCTTATATACAAGGGAATGGGGAAAGGTAGGCGTTATGGCTAGAGGCGCTAAAAAGTCCAACAGCCGCCTTTCTTCCATTACTCAGCTGTTTACACATGGATACTTCCTCGTAAATAGAGGATCCGGCTTGGGCAGTATGCAGCAAGGTGAAATTGTTTCTTCATTGCGTTCGATAGGAGAAGACATTTTTTTAACTGCATATGCCAGTTATATTGTCGAATTAACCGACAAATGTACGGATGAAAAAAAACCAAACCCGTTTCTTTTTGAGTTGCTTTTTCAAACATTACATTTCATGAATGAAGGCTATGAACCGGATATTCTTATGAATATTTACGAGATGAAAATGTTAAATGTGATGGGGATGTATCCCGTTTTGAATCAATGTTCCGTTTGCGGCAGTACAGACGGACATTTTTCTTTTTCAATTCGAGAAAATGGATTTATCTGCCATCGATGTTTAAGTAAAGATCCGTACCATTTTAAAATATCACCAGCTGCAGTTAAATTATTACGGCTATTTTATTACTTTGATCTGTCGAGGTTAGGCAAAATTTCCGTTAAGGAAGAAACAAAGGCTGAGCTAAAAAAGGTTATTACGGCCTATTATGAAGAGTACTCAGGTCTTCATCTAAAAACGAAAAAATTTCTTGCTTCTATGGATCAATTTCGCAATCTTTTATAA
- a CDS encoding YqzL family protein: MMDFTWKVFLQTGNIDTYLLFKELEKENQEIPGNLNEELAQLDFPVS; this comes from the coding sequence ATGATGGATTTTACGTGGAAAGTATTCCTCCAGACAGGCAATATTGACACATATCTTCTCTTCAAAGAGCTTGAGAAGGAAAACCAAGAAATACCCGGAAATCTGAATGAAGAGCTAGCACAACTTGATTTTCCCGTTTCATAG
- the era gene encoding GTPase Era — MVNNGDESGYKSGFISIIGRPNVGKSTFLNRVIGQKIAIMSDKPQTTRNKIQGVLSLSDAQMIFIDTPGIHKPKHKLGDFMMKVAQNTLKEVDLILFMVNAEEGFGRGEEFILEKFQTVNTPIFLVINKIDQIHPDKLLPIIESYKEKYSFKEIVPISALEGNNVERLLDQIKSFLPVGPQYYPADQVTDHPERFIITELIREKALHLTREEIPHSLAVVLDKMERQEGKDIIHVMATVIVERDSQKGIVIGKQGSMLKEIGKRARVDIENLLGSKVFLELWVKVQKDWRNKMSQLRDYGFNEDEY, encoded by the coding sequence ATGGTGAATAATGGGGATGAAAGCGGATACAAATCAGGGTTTATTTCAATTATCGGCCGGCCGAATGTAGGAAAATCTACTTTCCTTAACCGAGTAATTGGTCAGAAGATTGCGATTATGAGTGATAAGCCACAAACCACTCGTAACAAAATTCAGGGTGTGTTATCACTATCTGACGCTCAAATGATTTTTATTGATACACCTGGAATCCATAAACCAAAACATAAATTGGGCGACTTTATGATGAAAGTAGCACAAAACACACTAAAAGAAGTTGATTTGATCCTATTTATGGTAAATGCAGAAGAAGGATTTGGACGTGGGGAGGAGTTTATTCTTGAAAAATTTCAAACCGTCAACACGCCTATCTTTCTTGTTATTAATAAAATTGATCAAATTCATCCAGATAAATTATTGCCAATTATTGAATCATATAAAGAAAAATACTCCTTTAAAGAAATTGTGCCCATTTCTGCACTTGAAGGAAATAACGTCGAGCGTCTATTAGATCAGATAAAATCTTTCTTACCTGTTGGGCCGCAATATTATCCTGCTGACCAGGTAACTGATCATCCGGAACGATTTATCATTACAGAACTGATAAGGGAAAAAGCACTCCACTTAACTAGAGAGGAAATTCCCCATTCATTGGCGGTTGTGCTAGATAAAATGGAGCGGCAAGAGGGTAAAGATATTATTCATGTCATGGCCACAGTAATTGTTGAGAGAGATTCACAAAAAGGGATCGTTATTGGAAAACAGGGAAGTATGCTGAAAGAAATCGGTAAACGGGCCCGTGTCGATATTGAAAATCTCCTTGGGTCAAAAGTATTTTTAGAGCTATGGGTAAAAGTCCAGAAGGATTGGCGTAATAAGATGTCCCAACTGCGAGATTATGGCTTTAATGAAGATGAATATTAA
- a CDS encoding cytidine deaminase: MNIEQLIEEAKKARDKAYVPYSKFGVGAALLTTDGKVYHGCNIENAAYSMCNCGERSALFSAYSHGDRNFQMLAVVADTDRPCSPCGACRQVISELCPKDMKVILTNLKGDIQEITVDDLLPGAFSPEDLHGE; this comes from the coding sequence GTGAACATCGAACAATTAATTGAGGAAGCAAAAAAGGCAAGAGACAAAGCCTATGTTCCTTATTCCAAATTTGGAGTTGGAGCAGCTTTATTAACAACAGATGGAAAAGTATATCATGGCTGTAACATTGAAAATGCCGCTTACAGTATGTGCAACTGTGGAGAACGGTCGGCCCTATTTAGTGCCTATTCACATGGTGATCGGAATTTTCAAATGCTCGCTGTTGTTGCTGATACTGACCGCCCATGTTCCCCTTGTGGTGCATGCCGACAAGTAATTTCGGAACTATGTCCAAAAGATATGAAAGTGATTCTAACAAACCTTAAAGGCGATATTCAGGAAATAACTGTAGATGATCTATTACCTGGTGCCTTTTCACCGGAGGATTTACATGGTGAATAA
- a CDS encoding diacylglycerol kinase family protein — MGSPDKSSTFISSFSYALSGILMALKTERNMRFHFISSILVLGMSSYFSITKVEWIFILFIIGGMFALELMNSAIERVVDLVTLDYHPLAKQAKDLAAGAVLLYAALAIVVGIIIFSPYVIRLFSEI; from the coding sequence ATGGGCTCACCAGATAAGTCATCCACATTCATAAGTTCATTTTCTTATGCACTTTCGGGAATTTTGATGGCACTTAAAACGGAAAGAAATATGCGGTTTCATTTCATTAGTTCAATCCTAGTGCTAGGAATGTCCTCTTATTTTTCGATCACAAAAGTGGAGTGGATATTTATTCTTTTCATTATCGGGGGCATGTTTGCACTGGAATTAATGAATTCAGCCATTGAACGAGTGGTGGATCTCGTTACGTTAGACTACCACCCGCTGGCAAAACAGGCGAAGGACTTGGCGGCTGGTGCTGTCTTACTATATGCGGCACTTGCAATTGTAGTGGGAATAATCATTTTCTCACCGTACGTAATAAGACTTTTTAGTGAAATTTGA
- the ybeY gene encoding rRNA maturation RNase YbeY encodes MLEIERLINFAAKKQKIEEHSEVSISFVSNERIHEINREYRDKDMPTDVISFAMEELGEGEVELAGVEMPRVLGDIIISIPRTKEQAEEYGHSFERELGFLAVHGFLHLLGYDHMTEEEEKEMFTLQKEILDEYGLTR; translated from the coding sequence ATGCTTGAAATTGAAAGATTAATCAATTTTGCAGCAAAAAAACAAAAAATTGAAGAGCACAGTGAAGTCTCGATTTCTTTTGTTTCGAATGAGAGAATTCATGAGATTAACCGAGAATACCGCGATAAAGATATGCCAACAGATGTAATCTCCTTTGCTATGGAGGAGCTGGGCGAAGGAGAAGTGGAATTAGCAGGCGTAGAGATGCCACGCGTCCTAGGTGATATTATAATTTCGATTCCGAGAACAAAGGAACAAGCTGAGGAATATGGTCATTCTTTTGAAAGAGAACTTGGATTCCTAGCGGTTCATGGGTTTCTCCATCTCCTTGGATATGATCATATGACAGAGGAAGAGGAAAAGGAAATGTTCACACTGCAAAAGGAAATATTAGACGAGTATGGGCTCACCAGATAA